A genomic segment from Dietzia psychralcaliphila encodes:
- a CDS encoding CPBP family intramembrane glutamic endopeptidase: MTEFVLFCAPTLIYVVVQSRRSDRSAGAAMRLAGVSRGSLAAYGWALVLFVPLLAAGWLSLALVPAEVLEQPGVSVAAMSSVGVAAAVVLRAVGEEVFFRGLLGGVFIRRLGFGWGNLLQSVVFLVPHLALLAVDVRLWPLIPVQFAAGWLLGWLRHSSGTLVPGAAVHALANLAAGVVAAGLLPV, encoded by the coding sequence ATGACCGAGTTCGTCCTGTTCTGTGCGCCGACCCTCATCTACGTGGTCGTGCAGTCCCGCCGCAGTGACCGCTCCGCCGGGGCGGCGATGCGACTCGCGGGGGTGTCCCGGGGCTCTCTCGCGGCGTACGGATGGGCGTTGGTGCTGTTCGTCCCGCTGCTGGCGGCGGGGTGGCTGTCGCTGGCCCTGGTCCCCGCCGAGGTGCTCGAGCAACCCGGGGTCTCGGTCGCGGCGATGTCCTCCGTGGGTGTCGCCGCCGCCGTGGTGCTCCGGGCCGTCGGCGAGGAGGTCTTCTTCCGGGGACTGCTCGGCGGCGTGTTCATCCGGCGACTCGGCTTCGGGTGGGGCAACCTGCTGCAGTCCGTGGTGTTCCTCGTCCCGCACCTGGCCCTGCTGGCGGTCGATGTGAGGCTGTGGCCCCTCATCCCGGTGCAGTTCGCCGCCGGGTGGCTGCTCGGCTGGCTGCGGCACAGCTCGGGAACCCTCGTTCCGGGGGCGGCGGTCCACGCGCTGGCGAACCTCGCCGCGGGAGTAGTCGCCGCGGGTCTCCTCCCCGTCTGA
- a CDS encoding glycoside hydrolase family 3 N-terminal domain-containing protein, which produces MRSGTESSASAAPPVPVGDPTGADQAVADLDLGQQAALGSGASFWRTEEHPGVPALVLTDGPHGVRFQSGASDHLGLSASDPATCFPPAAGLAQSWDPALARRIGSTLAAEAVAAGVGVLLGPGINIKRDPRAGRNFEYFSEDPHLTGVMAGQVVAGLQSGGVGASLKHFAANNSEHDRMRASSDVDPRPLREIYLRAFERVVRDARPWTVMTAYNKLNGVYATENRWLLTELLRDEWGFDGAVISDWGAVVDRVASVRAGLDLQMPGPAGLDDADVVRAVEGASSTGPTPCGPRRPWRAWRCGPGTGHRRCSPAQRIARHRLITTPTTTSRGRRRSPRSCCWPTTAASFPSHRPPGSR; this is translated from the coding sequence ATGAGATCAGGCACCGAGTCGTCAGCATCCGCGGCGCCGCCAGTCCCCGTCGGGGACCCCACCGGGGCCGATCAGGCGGTCGCCGACCTCGATCTCGGGCAGCAGGCCGCGCTCGGTAGCGGTGCGTCGTTCTGGCGCACCGAGGAGCACCCGGGGGTGCCCGCGCTGGTCCTCACCGACGGCCCGCACGGGGTGCGGTTCCAGTCCGGCGCATCGGACCATCTCGGTCTCAGTGCGAGCGACCCGGCCACCTGCTTCCCCCCGGCCGCGGGGCTGGCGCAGAGCTGGGACCCCGCCCTGGCCCGCCGGATCGGGTCCACGTTGGCCGCCGAGGCCGTGGCCGCCGGGGTGGGGGTCCTGCTGGGTCCGGGGATCAACATCAAGCGCGACCCGCGGGCCGGCCGCAACTTCGAGTACTTCAGCGAGGACCCGCACCTGACCGGTGTGATGGCCGGGCAGGTGGTCGCGGGCCTCCAGTCGGGCGGCGTCGGGGCGTCGCTCAAGCACTTCGCCGCCAACAACTCCGAGCACGACCGCATGCGGGCGAGCTCCGACGTCGACCCCCGTCCACTGCGCGAGATCTACCTGCGGGCGTTCGAGCGCGTGGTCCGGGACGCCCGGCCGTGGACGGTGATGACGGCCTACAACAAGCTCAACGGTGTCTACGCCACCGAGAACAGGTGGCTGCTCACCGAGCTGCTGCGGGACGAGTGGGGTTTCGACGGAGCGGTCATCAGCGACTGGGGCGCCGTGGTGGACCGGGTGGCCTCGGTGCGTGCCGGGCTCGACCTGCAGATGCCCGGACCCGCCGGACTCGACGACGCCGACGTGGTCCGGGCCGTCGAGGGGGCGAGCTCGACCGGGCCCACGCCCTGCGGGCCGCGACGGCCGTGGCGCGCCTGGCGGTGCGGGCCCGGAACGGGCCACAGGCGGTGCAGTCCGGCGCAGCGCATCGCGCGGCACCGGTTGATCACGACGCCCACCACGACCTCGCGCGGGAGGCGGCGGAGTCCTCGATCGTGCTGCTGGCCAACGACGGCGGCCTCCTTCCCCTCTCACCGGCCACCGGGGTCGCGGTGA
- a CDS encoding glycoside hydrolase family 3 C-terminal domain-containing protein encodes MLLANDGGLLPLSPATGVAVIGAFAREPRFQGGGSSHVTPTRVDVPLTEIRRIAGDARVTHATGVGNGDDDEDLLLAEAVAIASEAEVAVLMLGLTDDQESEGVDRQHIDLPGNQLRLLEAVAAVQERIVVILSAGSVVDLSPVVPHATAIVSGALLGQGGGRALARVLYGHATPSGRLAETVPLRIEDVPSWGNFPAEDSHVRYGEGIFVGYRGYDHRRREVRFPFGHGLSYTTFDYRSLTVVAGHNGWTARVEVHNTGSYRGREVVQIYASLPASVRRRAPRELVGFGHIELDPGQSGQLEVVIERRDLAYWDEPAGCWLVEGGEYVFAAAASSRDLRIEASVPIDGDPRPVRIDLDSTISEAMADPDARLILDEVFRPLAANAGEASGAVGASIEQLVGSIPVGRMLSGFLGMDRESVAGIAEQLARIHR; translated from the coding sequence GTGCTGCTGGCCAACGACGGCGGCCTCCTTCCCCTCTCACCGGCCACCGGGGTCGCGGTGATCGGCGCCTTCGCCCGCGAACCGCGCTTCCAGGGAGGCGGCAGCTCGCACGTCACCCCCACGCGGGTCGATGTGCCACTGACGGAGATCAGGCGAATAGCCGGGGACGCCCGGGTCACCCATGCCACGGGCGTCGGGAATGGTGACGACGACGAGGACCTGCTCCTCGCCGAGGCGGTGGCCATCGCGTCCGAGGCCGAGGTGGCCGTCCTCATGCTCGGTCTGACCGACGACCAGGAGTCCGAGGGCGTCGACCGGCAGCACATCGATCTGCCGGGAAACCAGCTCCGGCTCCTCGAGGCGGTCGCCGCGGTGCAAGAGCGGATCGTGGTGATCCTGTCGGCCGGATCCGTGGTGGACCTGTCCCCGGTGGTTCCCCACGCGACGGCGATCGTGTCCGGGGCGCTGCTGGGACAGGGCGGAGGCCGGGCGCTCGCGCGGGTGCTCTACGGCCACGCCACCCCGTCCGGACGGCTGGCCGAGACCGTCCCGCTGCGGATCGAGGACGTCCCAAGCTGGGGCAACTTCCCCGCCGAGGACTCACACGTCCGGTACGGGGAGGGCATCTTCGTCGGCTACCGCGGGTACGACCACAGGCGGCGGGAGGTGCGGTTCCCCTTCGGACACGGCCTGTCCTACACGACCTTCGACTACCGATCCCTGACGGTCGTGGCCGGGCACAACGGGTGGACGGCACGGGTCGAGGTCCACAACACCGGGTCGTACCGGGGCCGCGAGGTCGTCCAGATCTACGCCTCGCTGCCGGCCTCGGTGCGCAGGCGGGCGCCACGGGAGCTCGTGGGATTCGGCCATATCGAGCTCGATCCCGGACAGAGCGGACAGCTCGAGGTGGTGATCGAACGCCGGGACCTGGCGTACTGGGACGAGCCCGCCGGGTGCTGGCTGGTGGAGGGTGGCGAGTACGTCTTCGCGGCCGCGGCCTCCAGCCGGGACCTCCGGATCGAGGCCTCCGTGCCGATCGACGGGGACCCGCGCCCGGTCCGGATCGACCTCGACTCCACGATCTCCGAGGCGATGGCGGACCCCGACGCCCGGTTGATCCTCGACGAGGTGTTCCGCCCGCTCGCGGCGAACGCCGGTGAGGCGAGCGGCGCCGTGGGAGCCTCGATCGAGCAGCTGGTGGGCTCGATCCCCGTGGGCCGGATGCTCTCCGGGTTCCTGGGGATGGACCGGGAGTCGGTGGCGGGTATCGCCGAGCAGCTCGCCCGGATCCACCGGTGA
- a CDS encoding dihydrofolate reductase family protein, producing MGTLGYTATISLDGYAADANGDFDWTAPGGDLFRFHVERMTSVSHEVLGRNTYQLMTYWQSEPEDGSWSPDEHEFARLWQDLTRTAVSSTMTEADLVSDRDRLLPRLDIAGLQQIVDDAEGEVEIFGPTTASEAISAGMVDQFRFFIVPRVVGGGLRALPPGAELDLELVEHRVFDNGAALLHYRRRDAERSS from the coding sequence ATGGGGACGCTGGGCTACACCGCGACCATCTCGCTGGACGGCTATGCCGCCGACGCGAACGGCGACTTCGACTGGACCGCGCCCGGCGGGGACCTGTTCAGGTTTCACGTGGAACGCATGACCTCGGTGTCGCACGAGGTCCTCGGGCGGAACACCTACCAGTTGATGACCTACTGGCAGTCCGAACCCGAGGACGGATCCTGGAGCCCGGACGAGCACGAGTTCGCTCGACTGTGGCAGGACCTGACGCGCACCGCGGTGTCCTCGACGATGACCGAGGCGGACCTCGTGTCCGACCGGGACCGCCTTCTGCCGCGCCTCGACATCGCCGGGCTTCAGCAGATCGTCGACGACGCCGAGGGTGAGGTCGAGATCTTCGGACCCACCACGGCGAGCGAGGCGATCAGTGCCGGGATGGTCGACCAGTTCAGGTTCTTCATCGTCCCGAGGGTGGTGGGTGGCGGCCTGCGCGCGCTACCTCCGGGTGCCGAGCTCGACCTGGAGCTGGTGGAACACCGTGTCTTCGACAACGGGGCCGCCCTCCTGCACTACAGACGTCGAGATGCCGAGCGGAGCAGCTAG
- a CDS encoding GNAT family N-acetyltransferase — protein sequence MIEVRPADRFDDVAVLLGPKKNPDASVCWCLSHRLDSKTNTSLTGPARGEYVRDLCGRDTAPGVLAYLGPEPVGWAGVAPRRDLPIARSRVVPTVDAQPVWSIFCIRVRPGYRGQGVARELVEGAVGLARDHGAPAVEAVPVDNSAEKVNLTMAFVGFRSLFEQAGFVKVADTTSVAGGFPRIVMRRQLD from the coding sequence ATGATCGAGGTGCGGCCGGCTGACCGGTTCGACGACGTGGCTGTTCTCCTGGGGCCGAAGAAGAACCCGGACGCCTCGGTGTGCTGGTGCCTCAGCCACCGACTGGACTCCAAGACCAACACCTCGCTGACGGGTCCCGCCCGCGGCGAGTACGTCCGCGACCTGTGCGGGCGGGACACCGCACCGGGCGTGCTCGCCTACCTCGGGCCGGAACCCGTGGGGTGGGCGGGAGTCGCTCCGCGCCGCGACCTGCCGATCGCGCGATCACGAGTGGTGCCGACCGTCGACGCTCAACCTGTGTGGTCGATCTTCTGCATTCGGGTCCGCCCCGGGTACCGGGGTCAGGGAGTGGCGCGGGAACTGGTCGAGGGTGCGGTCGGGTTGGCGCGCGACCACGGCGCACCCGCCGTCGAGGCGGTACCCGTGGACAACAGTGCGGAGAAGGTCAACCTGACGATGGCGTTCGTGGGGTTCCGCTCCCTGTTCGAGCAGGCGGGATTCGTCAAGGTCGCCGACACGACGTCGGTGGCGGGGGGCTTCCCTCGGATCGTCATGCGTCGTCAACTCGACTGA
- the erm gene encoding 23S ribosomal RNA methyltransferase Erm encodes MPTYRGGRHEHGQNFLTDTTVIDEIIDIVDETSGPIIEIGPGRGALTTPLQSLDRPLTAVEIDSRTVEHLQGSLATDVELVHADFVQWPLPTTPHVVVGNLPFHLTTSILRKLLHSPSTTTAVLLVQWEVARRRAGVGGATMMTAQWWPWIEFTLHRRVPRRAFRPEPTVDGALLVLYRRPRPLLADQDRSAYRRFVHDVFTGRGRGIAAILATVVHPRRRSAVRGVIARAGVAPDALPRDLTAQDWVALYAALGRQK; translated from the coding sequence ATGCCCACCTATCGGGGCGGCCGGCACGAGCACGGCCAGAACTTCCTCACCGACACCACGGTCATCGACGAGATCATCGACATCGTCGACGAGACCTCGGGGCCGATCATCGAGATCGGGCCCGGGAGGGGTGCACTGACCACCCCGTTGCAGTCCCTGGATCGCCCACTGACGGCGGTGGAGATCGATTCCCGGACAGTCGAGCATCTCCAGGGTTCGCTCGCTACAGACGTTGAGCTGGTCCACGCGGACTTCGTGCAGTGGCCGTTGCCGACTACTCCCCATGTGGTGGTGGGCAACCTCCCGTTCCACCTCACCACCTCGATCCTGCGCAAACTGCTCCACTCCCCGTCCACGACGACGGCCGTCCTGCTGGTCCAGTGGGAGGTCGCGCGTCGACGAGCAGGCGTCGGGGGCGCGACCATGATGACCGCGCAGTGGTGGCCGTGGATCGAGTTCACCCTGCATCGCCGGGTGCCCCGCCGGGCCTTCCGGCCGGAGCCGACCGTCGACGGAGCACTGCTCGTCCTGTACCGGAGGCCTCGTCCTCTTCTCGCGGACCAGGACCGTAGTGCTTACCGCCGGTTCGTTCACGACGTCTTCACCGGACGCGGCCGGGGCATCGCCGCGATCCTGGCCACCGTGGTACACCCGCGGCGCAGATCTGCAGTCCGCGGGGTCATCGCCCGGGCGGGCGTCGCGCCGGATGCCCTGCCCAGGGATCTCACCGCGCAGGACTGGGTCGCGTTGTACGCGGCACTGGGGCGTCAGAAGTGA
- a CDS encoding TetR/AcrR family transcriptional regulator, which produces MRSREIILEATRAVIGESGFTAVNVAGVARRAGVSRQTVHSIFGTREELVSQAVSDRLTSLTGAFAELMESTETPLGLFVEMMIQARHHVLGDPLLRELTLSGTANPIFDPGAARRAHDYAVALLSPAVARFPELEGRVENLADIAVHVGWSVLCLDDPASRPDAELRAFISGWMAPVVDPPRRE; this is translated from the coding sequence GTGCGATCCCGGGAGATCATCCTCGAGGCCACCCGAGCCGTGATCGGGGAGTCGGGCTTCACCGCCGTGAACGTCGCCGGAGTGGCCAGGCGTGCGGGAGTGAGTCGTCAGACCGTCCATTCGATCTTCGGTACGCGGGAGGAGCTGGTGTCGCAGGCGGTTTCCGACCGGCTCACCTCGCTGACCGGGGCGTTCGCCGAACTCATGGAGTCGACCGAAACGCCACTGGGACTGTTCGTCGAGATGATGATCCAGGCGCGTCACCACGTCCTCGGCGATCCGTTGCTCCGGGAACTCACGCTCTCCGGAACGGCCAACCCGATCTTCGATCCGGGAGCAGCTCGCCGCGCACACGACTACGCGGTGGCACTGCTCTCTCCCGCCGTCGCCCGCTTCCCCGAACTCGAGGGCCGGGTCGAGAACCTGGCCGACATCGCCGTGCACGTGGGCTGGTCGGTGCTCTGCCTTGATGACCCTGCCTCCCGTCCCGACGCCGAGCTGCGCGCGTTCATCTCAGGCTGGATGGCACCGGTTGTGGACCCGCCGCGCCGGGAGTGA
- a CDS encoding lipase family protein — translation MRTQRKADMRRLRAFATATAALVVVGLGISPVAHADPLGSADTHAHTSDMVADPFYEPPADLPAQPGAVVRTQSVTIPATLPGADGAWPAAATRMMFTSRDVHDAPAVVTAMVIEESGPWRGPGERPTVVIAPGTTGQGNHCAISLAVPSGLWAGVDPDPFLSANQELVSAAKWHAMGARVVVTDYIGLGTPRIHSYVDRVETGRAVLDAARAARALAGASSPLLLAGYSQGGGATAAAAELHPTYAPELDLRGAWAGAPVADLQQVLRQIDGTLIGGVIGWSVNGMVDRYPELRTLVGAALSDHGRATLASLETKCIADVIFSSPFLRTSDLTVDGRSLDQWIAGDPSAQAVLDDQKLGRLTPTAPVLITSSPNDDTVPYGQARALADDWCAAGGDVTFRSTPVPALAPGWTLPDHFGPLIHDTMIHDEVTPWLISTLDGGGRFGCSVA, via the coding sequence ATGCGAACCCAGAGAAAGGCCGACATGCGTCGACTCAGAGCCTTCGCCACCGCCACTGCTGCCCTCGTCGTCGTCGGGCTCGGGATTTCGCCCGTCGCGCACGCCGACCCGCTCGGTTCCGCGGACACCCACGCGCACACGTCCGACATGGTCGCCGATCCGTTCTACGAGCCGCCGGCCGACCTACCGGCGCAGCCCGGCGCGGTGGTCCGTACCCAGTCCGTCACCATCCCGGCCACTCTTCCCGGGGCGGACGGCGCCTGGCCCGCTGCGGCGACGCGGATGATGTTCACCTCCCGCGATGTCCACGACGCCCCCGCCGTTGTCACTGCAATGGTGATCGAGGAATCAGGGCCGTGGCGAGGGCCAGGCGAACGGCCGACCGTCGTCATCGCCCCGGGCACCACCGGCCAGGGCAACCACTGCGCCATCTCGCTCGCCGTGCCCAGTGGGCTGTGGGCGGGAGTTGATCCCGACCCGTTCCTCTCCGCGAACCAGGAACTCGTCTCGGCCGCGAAATGGCACGCGATGGGAGCGCGCGTGGTGGTGACCGACTACATCGGCCTGGGCACCCCCCGAATCCACAGCTACGTCGACCGGGTCGAAACCGGTCGTGCCGTGCTCGATGCTGCTCGCGCCGCCCGCGCCCTCGCAGGTGCCAGCTCGCCTCTACTTCTGGCGGGCTATTCACAGGGCGGCGGCGCCACCGCCGCGGCCGCGGAACTACATCCCACCTACGCGCCCGAACTCGACCTGCGCGGCGCCTGGGCGGGGGCGCCGGTGGCCGACCTCCAACAGGTACTACGGCAGATCGACGGAACCCTGATCGGCGGAGTGATCGGATGGTCCGTCAACGGGATGGTCGATCGCTACCCTGAGCTGCGCACACTCGTCGGCGCCGCCCTCTCCGATCACGGTCGCGCCACCTTGGCCTCGCTGGAGACCAAGTGCATCGCAGACGTCATATTCTCGAGTCCCTTTCTGCGGACCTCCGACCTCACCGTTGACGGGCGCAGCCTTGACCAGTGGATCGCCGGCGACCCCTCGGCGCAAGCGGTGCTCGACGACCAGAAGCTCGGCCGGCTGACCCCCACCGCGCCGGTACTCATCACGTCCTCACCGAACGACGACACCGTTCCCTACGGCCAGGCCCGCGCCCTCGCCGACGACTGGTGCGCTGCCGGCGGCGACGTGACGTTCCGCTCCACCCCAGTGCCCGCCCTGGCGCCCGGCTGGACGCTCCCGGACCACTTCGGCCCGCTCATCCACGACACGATGATCCACGACGAGGTGACCCCCTGGCTGATCTCCACTCTTGACGGCGGGGGGAGGTTCGGCTGCAGCGTCGCGTGA